The Chitinophaga sp. H8 genome contains a region encoding:
- a CDS encoding TonB-dependent receptor — translation MQKNLFIQGRFAGRGMTALILRAMRITVFLTLACVVNLYATGYSQETKLTLNLKDVKLSEVLSVIQQETDYQFLYNDEDVKNAPSVSVSVKDATVPQILAICFKNYPLNYRIGNKTVVVLPKVALPVNMALQGIVAVPPFVVKGRVTDESGNPLSGVSVGLKGQSTGTVTDANGYYSLTLADGNGTLVFSFIGYTRLEKAVDGRSGIDVVLLKSVSVLNELVTVGYGVQKKENLTGAITQISGEQLADRPASNLEQVLQGAVPGLNIQATTSSGQPGVGNSVNIRGLGSLSNSAGGASFTLGQPFVLVDGVPMELNDVDPNNVKSISILKDAASTAIYGARAAYGVILITTKTGTEGGGMKVSYSYNYALAQPTTFPRQVDALSFALILDSAAVNTGIAQPYTQEAIDRIKQYMQDPVNTPGVVPNAAGTGWDFTGSGLGGNANTDWYDVLFKKNAIRQTHNISISGSGKNISYALSGGFFHEDGISRYASEQYTRKTLSGRIESTPLNWLKVGLITKFVGSEDSYPWDISADGRDFFMNRVARNAPTLPLYNPAGGFLNASGINSGLNEKEQRKTTQWVLSPTIRLEPVKNWVTTLQYNYTYTNYTQTDIANTFYQLQPDSTKLYGLNQTQTKYIATARTSTYTSPNITSTYYRQIGGHYIGGLVGYQQELQTIFGISGNATYLLTDNVPSLSTSVGVKTPADDKGHWATQSYFGRLNYNFNEKYLFEANVRRDGSSRFAPGSRWGTFPSVSVGYNIAKENFFPLKEHISMLKFRGSWGAIGNQNVANYLYIPLMTNSIGNYLLGGEKPFLVLPPNETTTSLTWEKVNTKDIGLDMYMFDNRLYIAADWYQSDINNLVGPGMATPQIYGGTVPRNNDGSLRTRGWEVQVNWKQSLGNGFSYFVNANLSDHRSVVTSYNNPLNLLSTFYKGQVIGEIWGYKTDGLYQSEEEVTKRGVDQSFIFSGNWTPGDVKYRDMNGDNVINDGKKTADDHGDLTVIGNSQARYKYGVYAGANYKGIDLSFMIQGVGKQAIWPGGGVQNAFWGPSQGEGGVVILQGQEDYWRSDNPNAYFPKPYFGGASTARTTMNKATTDRYLQNKAYLRLKSLQIGYSLPVSLISRIKASQLRFYFSGENLFTSTKYMFFDPELSSYGNYPLQKVFSFGCNVTF, via the coding sequence ATGCAGAAAAATCTATTTATCCAAGGCCGGTTTGCCGGGCGTGGCATGACGGCATTAATTCTCCGCGCCATGCGTATTACAGTATTTTTGACCCTGGCATGTGTAGTAAATCTATATGCAACAGGTTATTCGCAGGAGACGAAACTTACCTTGAATCTCAAAGACGTAAAACTGTCTGAGGTACTCAGTGTCATCCAGCAGGAAACGGATTACCAGTTTCTGTACAACGATGAAGATGTAAAGAATGCACCTTCTGTAAGCGTATCTGTGAAGGATGCTACTGTCCCGCAAATCCTCGCTATCTGTTTTAAAAATTATCCGCTGAACTATCGTATTGGAAACAAGACGGTGGTAGTATTACCGAAAGTGGCATTGCCCGTAAATATGGCATTACAGGGAATAGTTGCCGTTCCGCCATTTGTGGTCAAAGGCAGGGTCACCGATGAGTCGGGCAATCCCTTATCGGGCGTAAGTGTGGGCCTGAAGGGCCAATCCACGGGCACTGTTACCGATGCAAATGGCTATTATTCCCTTACCCTGGCGGATGGTAATGGTACACTAGTATTTTCTTTCATCGGATATACCAGGCTGGAAAAAGCGGTGGACGGCCGGTCAGGTATTGATGTGGTCCTGCTAAAAAGTGTATCTGTATTGAATGAATTGGTCACCGTTGGATATGGAGTTCAGAAGAAAGAGAACCTCACAGGAGCGATCACCCAGATCAGCGGAGAACAACTGGCGGACCGGCCGGCGTCTAACCTGGAACAGGTGTTGCAGGGCGCGGTGCCCGGCTTAAATATCCAGGCAACTACATCTTCAGGGCAACCTGGGGTAGGCAATTCTGTCAATATCCGCGGATTGGGCTCATTATCAAATTCTGCGGGCGGAGCGTCTTTTACATTGGGACAGCCATTTGTACTGGTAGATGGTGTTCCGATGGAGCTGAATGATGTGGACCCGAACAACGTTAAATCTATTTCAATATTAAAAGATGCGGCTTCTACCGCTATCTATGGCGCAAGGGCAGCATATGGTGTTATTCTGATCACTACAAAAACCGGAACGGAAGGCGGTGGTATGAAGGTTTCTTATTCCTATAACTATGCCCTTGCACAACCAACTACTTTCCCACGGCAGGTAGATGCACTTAGTTTTGCATTAATACTGGATTCCGCAGCAGTGAATACCGGGATAGCCCAGCCATATACCCAGGAGGCTATCGATAGAATCAAGCAATATATGCAGGATCCGGTAAATACGCCCGGTGTAGTTCCGAATGCTGCCGGAACCGGGTGGGATTTTACCGGTTCGGGTTTAGGCGGGAACGCGAACACTGATTGGTATGACGTACTATTTAAGAAAAATGCTATCAGGCAAACACATAACATCAGTATCTCAGGATCCGGAAAGAATATCAGCTATGCTTTATCGGGTGGTTTCTTCCATGAAGACGGTATTTCAAGATATGCTTCCGAACAATATACCAGGAAAACATTGAGCGGAAGGATTGAATCAACACCACTCAACTGGCTGAAAGTAGGTCTGATCACCAAGTTTGTAGGATCTGAGGACAGCTACCCCTGGGATATTAGTGCAGATGGGCGTGATTTCTTTATGAACCGCGTGGCCCGGAATGCCCCTACGCTGCCTTTATACAACCCGGCAGGAGGCTTTTTAAATGCATCCGGTATCAACTCCGGGCTGAATGAAAAAGAACAGCGGAAAACCACCCAATGGGTCTTGTCGCCCACTATACGCCTGGAGCCTGTTAAAAATTGGGTGACCACGCTGCAGTATAATTATACCTATACCAATTATACGCAAACAGACATTGCGAATACATTCTATCAGCTTCAACCTGATTCGACCAAATTGTATGGGTTGAATCAAACCCAAACCAAATACATAGCCACCGCCCGAACATCTACGTACACTTCTCCCAATATTACCAGTACTTATTACCGGCAAATCGGTGGGCATTATATCGGTGGATTAGTGGGTTACCAGCAGGAATTGCAGACGATCTTCGGCATTAGTGGTAATGCTACTTATTTGCTGACCGATAATGTCCCTTCTTTAAGTACTTCGGTTGGGGTGAAAACACCAGCTGATGATAAAGGACATTGGGCAACCCAAAGCTATTTCGGCAGACTGAATTATAATTTTAATGAGAAATATCTGTTTGAAGCAAATGTACGCAGGGACGGCTCTTCCAGGTTTGCACCCGGCAGTCGCTGGGGAACATTCCCTTCCGTTTCTGTTGGCTATAATATTGCCAAAGAAAATTTCTTCCCACTCAAAGAACACATCAGCATGCTGAAGTTCCGCGGATCATGGGGCGCTATCGGTAATCAGAACGTAGCTAATTACCTGTATATACCACTCATGACAAACTCAATAGGAAATTACCTGCTGGGAGGGGAAAAACCTTTCCTCGTACTGCCTCCGAATGAAACCACCACGAGTCTTACCTGGGAAAAGGTAAATACCAAAGATATCGGGTTGGATATGTATATGTTCGATAACAGGTTATATATCGCAGCCGATTGGTACCAGTCAGATATCAATAACCTGGTTGGCCCCGGAATGGCAACACCTCAGATATATGGCGGAACAGTACCGAGAAATAATGATGGCTCTTTAAGAACAAGAGGATGGGAAGTACAGGTCAACTGGAAGCAATCCCTTGGCAACGGCTTCAGCTATTTTGTCAATGCTAATTTGTCTGACCACCGTTCTGTGGTAACCAGTTACAACAACCCACTAAACCTGTTGAGTACTTTTTATAAAGGACAGGTAATTGGTGAGATCTGGGGCTACAAAACGGACGGACTTTATCAGTCTGAAGAAGAGGTGACGAAACGGGGTGTAGATCAATCCTTCATTTTTAGTGGTAACTGGACCCCCGGCGACGTAAAATACCGCGATATGAATGGAGATAACGTGATTAACGACGGGAAGAAAACGGCAGATGATCATGGTGATCTTACTGTCATTGGTAACAGCCAAGCCCGGTATAAATACGGCGTATACGCAGGTGCCAACTACAAGGGGATCGATCTGAGCTTTATGATACAGGGTGTAGGTAAACAGGCTATATGGCCCGGTGGCGGCGTGCAGAATGCATTCTGGGGCCCAAGCCAGGGTGAAGGAGGTGTTGTTATATTACAAGGGCAGGAAGACTATTGGAGGTCCGATAACCCCAATGCCTATTTTCCGAAACCCTATTTCGGTGGCGCATCCACAGCGCGTACCACCATGAACAAAGCTACCACCGATCGTTATTTGCAAAACAAGGCTTATTTACGGTTGAAATCTTTACAGATCGGTTACAGCCTTCCTGTTTCACTGATCAGTAGAATTAAGGCCAGCCAGCTTCGTTTCTACTTCTCCGGCGAAAATCTTTTTACCAGCACCAAGTACATGTTTTTTGACCCGGAACTGAGCAGCTATGGTAATTACCCACTACAGAAGGTATTTTCCTTTGGTTGTAATGTTACTTTTTAA
- a CDS encoding RagB/SusD family nutrient uptake outer membrane protein yields the protein MKKLKFIISFFVLVTFIAGCRKDFLDRAPQDTISEPEFWKTANDLQLYVNSLYLNSWKNQYTMDDGSDNALSTDGASTWMNGLTQPTVDAIGSYYKNIRDVNIMIANMDKVTEADGNQFKGEAYFIRAWHYFEVLKRVGAAQLVKEPLKSTDEQLYVLRSRRDSVADFILSDLDKAISLLKTKTQLKQSSEYQRINKDAALAFKSRIALFEGTWEKYHNGTPFGVQGGDYARFLRVAADAAKLLIDVYGYTLDDDFQKVHNDHTIAGAQIPIKEIIFARQFSNLKFGGGGREIFGNPDINQWPHKVGYTRSAIRSFLCTDGLPISVSPLYQGEQSLADIGKNRDPRLDMSVFTPGEIYRISAKGDTTFFVNPFTTVDAAGQYQPTGYTSQKFYTYDLESPTQNAKTWDMITVFFRYGEVLLNYAEAKAELGEFDQAVANITINKLRARASVNMPPLTVSAITTDPDWPDYGYTLLPQIQEIRRERRVELLGEDFRFDDIRRWAAAKLIIGQNFRGAYFEPIMNNGSGKTITKDDENYIQPFKTQLPSGYQFNPDKNYLMPFPMNEIVMNLSLTKNPGW from the coding sequence ATGAAAAAGTTAAAATTTATAATATCGTTCTTTGTTTTAGTAACATTCATTGCAGGCTGTCGTAAAGATTTCCTGGATCGTGCACCCCAGGACACGATCTCAGAACCTGAATTCTGGAAAACAGCCAATGACCTGCAACTCTATGTGAACAGCTTATACCTCAACTCATGGAAGAACCAGTATACAATGGATGATGGTTCTGATAATGCGTTGTCAACCGATGGCGCCTCTACCTGGATGAACGGGCTAACCCAGCCAACAGTGGATGCCATCGGATCGTATTACAAAAACATCCGGGACGTCAACATTATGATTGCCAATATGGATAAGGTGACAGAAGCAGATGGTAATCAATTTAAGGGAGAAGCTTATTTCATAAGGGCATGGCATTACTTTGAAGTACTGAAAAGAGTAGGAGCCGCTCAACTGGTTAAAGAACCTTTAAAGAGTACTGATGAACAATTATACGTGCTCAGGTCGCGGCGTGATTCAGTGGCTGACTTTATTCTTTCGGACCTGGATAAGGCCATCAGCCTGTTAAAGACAAAGACTCAGCTCAAACAAAGCAGTGAATACCAACGTATCAACAAAGACGCTGCCCTGGCGTTCAAATCGAGGATTGCGCTTTTTGAGGGAACCTGGGAAAAATACCACAATGGTACACCTTTTGGTGTGCAGGGCGGTGATTATGCCCGGTTTCTGCGTGTGGCCGCTGATGCAGCTAAATTGTTAATCGATGTTTACGGCTATACATTGGACGATGATTTCCAGAAGGTACATAATGATCATACTATTGCAGGTGCGCAGATTCCTATCAAAGAAATCATCTTTGCGCGTCAGTTCAGTAACCTGAAGTTCGGTGGAGGAGGAAGAGAAATATTTGGTAACCCCGATATCAACCAATGGCCGCATAAAGTTGGCTATACAAGGTCAGCCATCAGAAGCTTCCTCTGTACAGATGGGCTGCCCATCAGTGTGAGCCCTCTTTATCAGGGGGAGCAATCTCTGGCTGACATCGGGAAAAACAGGGACCCACGGTTGGATATGTCCGTATTCACGCCAGGAGAGATCTATAGAATTTCAGCAAAAGGTGATACCACCTTCTTCGTGAATCCATTTACCACAGTAGATGCAGCGGGGCAATACCAACCTACCGGTTATACCAGCCAGAAGTTTTATACATATGATCTCGAAAGTCCGACACAAAATGCCAAGACATGGGATATGATCACTGTCTTTTTCCGCTACGGGGAAGTGTTGCTGAACTATGCAGAAGCGAAGGCAGAACTGGGAGAATTTGACCAGGCAGTAGCTAATATTACGATTAACAAGCTGCGGGCGAGGGCCAGCGTAAATATGCCGCCACTCACGGTGAGCGCGATCACTACGGATCCTGACTGGCCGGATTATGGTTATACGCTTCTACCTCAGATACAGGAGATCAGAAGAGAACGCCGTGTAGAATTATTAGGGGAAGATTTTCGATTCGATGATATCAGAAGATGGGCAGCAGCGAAGTTGATCATCGGTCAGAATTTCCGGGGCGCCTATTTCGAACCCATCATGAATAACGGCTCAGGAAAAACGATTACCAAAGATGATGAAAATTATATTCAACCCTTTAAAACACAATTACCTTCCGGGTATCAGTTTAATCCTGATAAAAACTATCTGATGCCATTCCCGATGAATGAAATTGTAATGAATCTCAGCCTGACAAAGAATCCCGGATGGTAA
- a CDS encoding arylsulfatase: MFFFRKEEKIKCRYASQFMLFMLLLSCSAVTTAQDRHAAVALKPNIIFILTDDQGIGDLGYQHNPFIKTPHIDSLAIHSTQLSNFYVCPVCAPTRATLMTGRYSIKTGMHDTYNGGAIMDSREVTIAEYLKEKKYTTAIFGKWHLGDNYPFRPVDQGFDESLVFDGGGLAQPGDVANFSRKDSAYFGPVLYSNSKPVKTNQYCSDGFTDAAISFIQQHKKQPFFVYLAFNAPHAPLQVPQKYYDLYRNLDKEMKQAGSEFMLPEMNEQSIEAAKRVYGMVTNIDDNVGRLMTSLRQEGLLDNTLVIFMSDNGPAQPRFKLGLRGHKASVYEGGIKVPCFFYYKGFKAGKIPETLAGIDVLPTLLDMLDIPAKKGKQQIDGISFLPLLEGRNPANVMNIFKNRYLFFYWQRGYPEAYRNIAVRKGDYKLVGHTAASSPLSALEVYDIRKDSLETNNILPRHPQVAADLKNAFDKWLSKALESPHLGIQRAVLGADKQPLIILNRNDARGVPPMWLQEDVYGYWDVQVAQSGYYHIKADFLSGFKAAGTMMIRFAPYQVTVDNTDTTSNSITVDKMFIPAGDYRVECWYSKKGGGLVYPFYLAVQKADNNDIATKYATGSIF; the protein is encoded by the coding sequence ATGTTTTTTTTCAGAAAAGAAGAGAAGATAAAATGTAGATATGCTTCTCAATTCATGCTCTTCATGCTCTTATTGTCCTGCAGTGCCGTTACGACAGCACAGGACAGGCATGCTGCTGTAGCACTGAAACCAAATATTATTTTCATTCTTACTGATGACCAGGGCATAGGAGATCTCGGATACCAGCATAATCCTTTTATTAAAACACCTCATATTGACTCCCTGGCTATACACAGTACACAACTCAGTAATTTTTACGTGTGCCCTGTTTGTGCACCTACACGCGCTACATTGATGACCGGCAGGTATTCTATAAAAACAGGGATGCATGATACGTATAATGGCGGTGCTATCATGGATAGCCGGGAAGTAACCATAGCGGAATATCTGAAAGAGAAAAAATATACAACAGCAATTTTCGGCAAATGGCATCTGGGAGATAATTATCCTTTCCGTCCCGTTGACCAGGGATTTGACGAATCCCTGGTTTTCGATGGCGGAGGATTAGCCCAGCCGGGAGATGTAGCTAATTTCTCCCGCAAAGACAGTGCTTACTTCGGACCTGTATTATACAGCAATAGTAAACCTGTAAAAACAAATCAATATTGTTCAGATGGATTTACGGATGCAGCCATCTCTTTTATTCAACAGCATAAAAAACAACCTTTTTTCGTTTACCTGGCATTCAATGCTCCTCATGCCCCGCTGCAGGTACCGCAGAAATATTACGATTTATACCGGAATCTGGACAAAGAAATGAAGCAGGCAGGCAGTGAGTTTATGTTGCCTGAGATGAATGAGCAAAGTATAGAAGCAGCTAAGCGGGTATATGGTATGGTCACGAATATTGATGATAATGTCGGAAGATTAATGACTTCACTACGGCAGGAGGGATTGCTGGATAATACCCTGGTCATTTTTATGTCGGATAATGGCCCGGCTCAGCCAAGATTCAAGCTGGGATTAAGAGGGCATAAAGCCAGTGTATATGAAGGTGGTATAAAAGTTCCATGTTTCTTTTACTATAAAGGCTTTAAGGCTGGTAAGATCCCTGAAACGCTCGCAGGTATTGATGTATTGCCCACCCTGTTGGATATGCTTGATATACCTGCAAAAAAAGGAAAGCAACAAATAGACGGTATCAGCTTTCTACCCTTGTTGGAAGGAAGAAATCCTGCTAACGTCATGAATATATTTAAAAACAGGTACTTATTCTTTTATTGGCAAAGAGGATATCCTGAAGCTTATAGAAATATTGCTGTACGGAAAGGGGATTATAAACTGGTAGGGCATACCGCTGCATCTTCCCCATTGAGTGCATTGGAAGTATATGATATCAGGAAAGATTCCTTAGAAACAAACAATATCCTACCCAGGCACCCCCAAGTAGCTGCTGATCTGAAAAATGCTTTTGACAAATGGCTTTCGAAAGCATTGGAAAGCCCGCATCTCGGTATACAACGCGCGGTATTAGGGGCTGATAAACAACCGCTGATAATACTGAACAGGAATGATGCCAGGGGGGTTCCGCCTATGTGGCTACAGGAAGATGTGTACGGGTACTGGGATGTACAGGTGGCGCAATCGGGATATTATCATATAAAGGCCGATTTCCTATCCGGGTTCAAAGCCGCAGGTACAATGATGATCCGCTTTGCTCCTTACCAGGTAACCGTGGATAATACCGATACAACCAGTAATAGTATTACGGTTGATAAGATGTTCATACCTGCAGGTGATTACAGGGTAGAATGCTGGTACAGTAAAAAGGGTGGTGGGCTTGTTTATCCCTTTTACCTGGCGGTACAGAAAGCTGATAACAATGATATAGCAACGAAATACGCTACCGGCAGTATATTTTGA
- a CDS encoding beta-N-acetylhexosaminidase, with protein sequence MRKLTFLIFSAMVMWHGVVAQPEKQKQVLHIIPEPVSTTVLKGSFLLKPNTRIVVSGKDVSGVASLLTQMLNAPTGYQLATTVSKGGQEGNAIVLRINSSHNAALGEEGYTLQVLPKQVVVAANKPQGLFYGIQTLMQLLPPVIGSHTVVKDTPWKIPCVNITDHPRFGWRGLMLDVSRHFFSKAFVKQYIDEIARYKFNVFHWHLSDDQGWRIEIKGLPELTTTGAWRVPRSGKWWSFAPPQPGEKATAGGYYTQEDIREVVAYAKERFVTIVPEIDVPAHCLALIASYPELSCTQQKYDVNPGSRFLKKEINNVLCVANDSTWLILDKVFTQLAALFPGEYIHVGGDEAHKSFWETCPKDLALAKKLGVTIQGGLQPYFEKKMHQLIVSKGKKMMGWDEILHDGLPTDIAVMSWRGMNPGINAAKQKHPVVMSPWGQAYLDLYQGDPLIEPNTYGMLRLKTCYDFNPLPDSVDPKYILGGQGNLWTESVPNERQVAYMTWPRSLALAEVFWSPAGKNNWPDFIRRVEQQFKYMDAAQVKYARSMYDPIIDVAKGNNDSLNVTLASEIPGVDVYYAFDGTNPDNFYPRYTGTPLDIPKGASEIRVITYRGQQPIGQQINCPLSLLQQKLDKKIKREMQQKSK encoded by the coding sequence ATGAGAAAACTTACTTTTTTGATTTTTTCAGCAATGGTGATGTGGCATGGTGTTGTAGCCCAGCCGGAAAAACAAAAACAGGTATTACACATTATACCCGAGCCGGTATCAACCACCGTACTGAAAGGATCTTTTTTATTGAAGCCAAACACCCGCATCGTTGTTTCAGGCAAAGACGTTTCCGGAGTGGCATCCTTGCTGACGCAAATGTTGAATGCACCAACAGGTTACCAGCTGGCAACAACAGTAAGTAAAGGGGGGCAGGAAGGAAATGCTATCGTACTTCGCATAAATTCCAGCCACAATGCTGCGTTAGGTGAGGAAGGCTATACGTTGCAGGTATTGCCGAAGCAGGTAGTTGTTGCAGCTAATAAGCCACAGGGGCTTTTTTATGGCATACAAACCCTGATGCAGTTATTACCTCCTGTCATAGGTAGTCATACTGTTGTAAAAGACACGCCCTGGAAAATCCCTTGTGTCAATATAACGGATCACCCACGTTTTGGCTGGCGAGGTCTGATGCTGGATGTGAGCAGGCACTTCTTTTCCAAAGCATTTGTAAAGCAATACATCGACGAAATAGCCCGGTATAAATTCAATGTATTTCATTGGCACCTTTCAGATGACCAGGGTTGGCGCATTGAAATAAAAGGATTGCCGGAGCTTACCACAACAGGCGCCTGGCGCGTGCCCCGCAGCGGGAAATGGTGGTCCTTTGCTCCACCGCAACCCGGAGAGAAAGCTACTGCCGGAGGCTATTATACACAGGAAGATATCCGGGAAGTAGTGGCCTATGCAAAAGAACGTTTTGTAACCATTGTGCCGGAGATAGATGTACCAGCCCACTGTCTGGCTTTAATTGCTTCTTACCCTGAATTGTCTTGTACGCAACAAAAGTATGATGTTAACCCCGGCAGCAGGTTCCTTAAAAAGGAGATCAATAATGTACTGTGTGTGGCGAACGATTCCACCTGGCTGATACTGGATAAAGTATTTACACAACTAGCCGCATTGTTCCCGGGAGAATATATACATGTTGGCGGCGATGAAGCGCATAAAAGTTTTTGGGAAACCTGCCCGAAAGACCTGGCACTGGCTAAAAAACTCGGGGTAACGATCCAGGGAGGTTTACAACCTTATTTTGAAAAAAAGATGCATCAACTCATTGTGTCCAAAGGTAAAAAGATGATGGGCTGGGACGAGATACTGCACGATGGATTACCAACTGATATTGCTGTAATGTCCTGGCGCGGCATGAACCCCGGCATCAATGCGGCTAAACAAAAGCATCCGGTAGTGATGTCGCCATGGGGCCAGGCATACCTGGATCTATACCAGGGTGATCCGTTAATTGAACCAAATACTTATGGAATGCTGCGCCTGAAAACATGTTATGATTTCAACCCACTTCCTGATAGCGTAGACCCGAAATATATTCTTGGCGGACAAGGTAATCTGTGGACAGAATCCGTCCCGAATGAACGTCAGGTAGCCTACATGACCTGGCCACGCTCATTGGCATTGGCTGAAGTCTTTTGGTCGCCCGCCGGCAAAAATAACTGGCCGGATTTTATTCGCCGGGTGGAGCAGCAATTTAAGTACATGGATGCTGCACAGGTGAAATACGCGCGTAGTATGTATGATCCCATCATCGACGTGGCCAAAGGCAACAACGATTCTTTAAACGTCACGCTGGCCAGCGAAATCCCGGGGGTAGATGTTTATTACGCTTTTGACGGTACCAATCCCGATAATTTTTATCCACGATATACAGGTACCCCGCTTGATATTCCGAAAGGTGCTTCGGAAATCCGTGTGATTACTTACCGGGGGCAGCAGCCTATTGGTCAACAAATCAATTGTCCGCTGAGCCTTCTGCAGCAAAAACTGGATAAAAAAATAAAACGGGAAATGCAGCAAAAGTCAAAATGA
- a CDS encoding sulfatase family protein — MKSYLDMQPVILKRKFKSSFGYFIFSLFVMSCHTPKNVEENNRQTSDVNVVYILADDLGYGDVKCFNPEGKIPTPNIDRLASEGMKFTAAHSASAVCTPSRYSILTGRYPWRSDLQSGVLYGYSPPLIESARFTVADLFKQQNYYTACVGKWHLGMDWPVKQGYTEIKTGWEIDYSKPIAQGPNTRGFDYFYGISASLDMPPYVFIENNKTIGVPTVTKKYGRSGPAEKDFEAVNVLPSITRKAQEIITTQAGKQQPFFLYFALPSPHTPVVPGKNFEGKSGVTEYGDYVMETDWAVGQVMKTLDSMGIAGKTIIFFTSDNGFAPYVLNKYNVEKIGHYPSYTFRGYKADIWEGGHRIPLVVRWPGKIKAGTVSNDLVSLTDFMATSAGILQVKLPEDAAEDSYSILPYLSGKTKKPVRPAIVYASIDGNFSIQQGKWKLEFCPGSGGWASPKNDKAYQEGLPLVQLYNMQSDVSEQLNVATQHPDVVKQLTGLMEQYVANGRSTPGKSLQNNVKVDLWKTGYKKHTKK, encoded by the coding sequence ATGAAAAGTTACCTGGATATGCAGCCTGTTATTTTAAAACGAAAATTTAAATCCTCTTTTGGGTATTTTATTTTCAGCTTGTTCGTGATGTCATGTCATACACCGAAAAATGTGGAAGAAAATAACCGCCAGACAAGTGATGTGAATGTTGTTTATATCCTGGCAGATGATTTAGGATACGGAGATGTGAAATGCTTTAATCCCGAAGGTAAAATACCTACTCCGAACATTGACAGGCTGGCGTCAGAAGGAATGAAATTCACCGCTGCTCATTCGGCATCTGCGGTGTGTACACCTTCAAGGTATAGTATTCTTACAGGAAGATATCCCTGGCGTTCAGATTTACAATCAGGCGTATTATATGGCTATTCTCCTCCTTTGATTGAATCCGCACGCTTTACGGTAGCTGATCTTTTTAAACAGCAAAACTACTATACGGCCTGTGTCGGTAAATGGCACTTGGGTATGGATTGGCCTGTGAAGCAGGGGTATACTGAAATAAAAACAGGCTGGGAAATAGATTACAGCAAGCCCATAGCACAAGGACCCAATACAAGAGGGTTCGATTATTTTTATGGCATCAGTGCTTCCCTGGATATGCCGCCGTATGTTTTTATTGAAAACAACAAAACCATCGGAGTGCCCACGGTTACGAAGAAATATGGCCGCAGTGGCCCGGCAGAAAAAGATTTCGAAGCGGTGAATGTACTCCCTTCCATTACCCGTAAAGCGCAGGAGATTATTACTACACAGGCCGGGAAGCAACAACCTTTCTTTTTATACTTCGCATTGCCCTCTCCACACACACCTGTTGTTCCAGGAAAAAACTTTGAGGGAAAAAGCGGGGTAACAGAATATGGTGATTATGTGATGGAAACCGATTGGGCTGTAGGACAAGTAATGAAAACATTGGATTCCATGGGGATAGCAGGCAAAACAATCATATTCTTCACCAGCGACAATGGCTTTGCTCCTTATGTTCTAAATAAGTATAACGTAGAAAAAATAGGTCATTACCCTAGCTATACCTTCCGCGGGTATAAAGCCGATATCTGGGAAGGAGGTCATCGTATTCCGCTGGTTGTCCGTTGGCCTGGAAAGATCAAAGCAGGAACGGTAAGCAACGACCTGGTATCACTCACAGATTTTATGGCAACCAGTGCCGGTATCTTACAGGTAAAATTGCCGGAAGATGCAGCAGAAGACAGTTACAGCATCTTGCCCTACCTGTCAGGCAAAACAAAGAAACCGGTTCGGCCAGCGATTGTGTACGCATCAATTGACGGAAATTTTTCTATTCAGCAGGGTAAATGGAAACTGGAGTTTTGCCCTGGTTCAGGCGGGTGGGCATCTCCGAAAAATGATAAAGCATACCAGGAAGGCTTGCCGCTTGTTCAATTGTACAACATGCAATCAGATGTTTCCGAGCAATTAAATGTAGCAACACAACATCCGGATGTGGTAAAACAACTTACCGGTTTGATGGAACAGTATGTTGCAAACGGAAGAAGCACGCCGGGTAAATCTTTACAAAATAATGTGAAAGTAGATCTCTGGAAAACAGGATATAAAAAACATACTAAAAAATGA